A single region of the Cucumis melo cultivar AY chromosome 3, USDA_Cmelo_AY_1.0, whole genome shotgun sequence genome encodes:
- the LOC103504050 gene encoding gamma-glutamylcyclotransferase 2-3 → MIRHLSSSALYQLEKSSPLAPAFSLRIGAEIGLNTRRKIADVLRKVRPKMVMWVFGYGSLIWKTGFPFDQKLPGCIKGYRRVFYQGSTDHRGTPEFPGRTVTLEAAEGEVCWGVAYKITKKEDKETALNHLEVREKQYDRKEYVDFFTDPLDTTPIVSGVMVYVASPDKKLNKNYLGPASIEEIAKQVVHAEGPSGPNKDYIFQLEKALLQFGWYDKHVNDLANEVRSLLSDGKLTAA, encoded by the exons ATGATTCGGCATTTATCGTCTTCTGCCCTTTACCAATTGGAAAAAAGCTCGCCTCTGGCCCCCGCATTTTCCCTCCGCATTGGAGCGGAAATAGGACTGAACACACGCCGGAAAATTGCGGACGTTCTAAGAAAAGTCAGACCAAAAATGGTGATGTGGGTATTCGGGTACGGCTCTCTTATTTGGAAAACTGGATTTCCTTTTGACCAAAAATTACCTGGCTGTATCAAAGGCTACCGCCGTGTCTTCTATCAAG GAAGTACTGATCATAGAGGAACTCCTGAATTTCCTGGAAGAACTGTGACATTGGAGGCTGCGGAAGGGGAAGTTTGT TGGGGTGTTGCTTACAAGATCACCAAAAAGGAGGATAAAGAAACTGCATTAAAT CATTTGGAAGTGAGGGAGAAACAATATGATAGGAAAGAATATGTCGATTTTTTCACC GACCCCTTGGATACCACCCCTATTGTTTCTGGAGTAATGGT GTATGTTGCATCTCCAGACAAGAAGCTAAACAAGAATTACCTTGGCCCTGCATCTATCGAGGAGATTGCCAA ACAGGTAGTTCATGCGGAAGGGCCCTCAGGACCAAACAAGGACTATATTTTTCAACTCGAAAAGGCTCTTCTTCAGTTTG GATGGTATGATAAACATGTAAACGATCTAGCAAATGAAGTTAGAAGCCTTCTTTCAGATGGGAAGCTGACTGCTGCTTAG